One window of Myxococcus xanthus genomic DNA carries:
- a CDS encoding sterol desaturase family protein, protein MAVSAPFSFLKNRKHNLDRMTLGDLIYSFFTYYAVVAYITVGIISLVFAVKWFENPLRMLLAMLAASVAFPFGWYLVHKHILHSRFLYKSPLTAATWKRIHFDHHQDPHDLRVLFGALANVLPTVGGVIAPIGYLIGGKAGAAAALGWAMVITCFYEFCHCIQHLNYTPKSQFLKDIKRLHLSHHFHNEQGNYGITNYFWDRLFGTFYEKSGDKPKSPTVFNLGYTAEEAQRYPWVDRLSGGTRGDGHPRRFWENQADAKTPPEPATRQES, encoded by the coding sequence GTGGCAGTCAGCGCACCCTTTTCGTTCCTGAAGAACCGCAAGCACAACCTGGACCGGATGACGCTGGGCGACCTCATCTACTCGTTCTTCACCTACTACGCGGTGGTGGCCTACATCACCGTGGGCATCATCAGCCTGGTCTTTGCCGTGAAGTGGTTCGAGAACCCACTGCGCATGCTGCTGGCGATGCTCGCCGCGAGCGTGGCGTTCCCCTTCGGCTGGTACCTGGTGCACAAGCACATCCTGCACAGCCGCTTCCTCTACAAATCACCGCTCACCGCGGCGACGTGGAAGCGCATCCACTTCGACCACCACCAGGACCCGCACGACCTGCGCGTGCTCTTCGGCGCGCTGGCCAACGTGCTCCCCACCGTGGGCGGCGTGATTGCCCCCATTGGCTATCTCATTGGCGGCAAGGCGGGCGCCGCCGCCGCGCTGGGCTGGGCCATGGTGATTACGTGCTTTTATGAGTTCTGCCACTGCATCCAGCACCTGAACTACACGCCCAAGTCCCAGTTCCTGAAGGACATCAAGCGGCTGCACCTGTCGCACCACTTCCACAACGAGCAGGGCAACTACGGCATCACCAACTACTTCTGGGACCGCCTCTTCGGGACCTTCTACGAGAAGTCGGGTGACAAGCCCAAGAGCCCCACCGTCTTCAACCTGGGCTACACGGCCGAGGAGGCCCAGCGGTATCCCTGGGTGGACCGGCTCTCCGGCGGCACCCGCGGTGACGGCCACCCGCGCCGATTCTGGGAGAACCAGGCCGACGCCAAGACGCCGCCGGAGCCCGCGACGCGACAGGAAAGCTGA
- a CDS encoding PAS domain S-box protein — translation MQKPHSTPDWTSNEHRYRGVIDSLREVVFQTDLAGTWTFLNPAWTDITGFSVEESLGRSFSDFLHPDDRERDPEPLQKLFAGEVEFVRHEMRYLTRDGSYRWVEVFARLMHDDDGGILGTAGTLNDFTERKAADGALARRERYLTALVDMQQRLLATQDGGDLYGPALAPLGHASGASRVYVFELHRAQDGAILSSQRAEWCAPGVKPEIDNPDLQNVPMEPALRRWTETLSRGDVIEGLVASFPASERELLDPQGILSLLVLPLRVRGVLTGFVGFDNTSEARRWDRLEVDLLSAAAGAISMALERRESERALRERERRFRQLAENASDVLYVYRREAPRGFAYVSRVAHTKLGYGPVAHYADAELWYRRVHEEDRALMEQLLEAPEPFQGAPVVVRFLHPDGRTLWLEHVVAPVTDASGRMVAVEGLARDITERRQAEEALRLSEASFRALLEGVPDAAAIERDNQIVYANAALVATLGFERADQLVGRPLTEFVRDMRSPDAVRAGALTGERRLVRRDGRTRVAEVVSLPLRFDGQPAVVSIARDVTEQRQLQARLTLADRLASVGTLAAGIAHEINNPLAFVLSNLGFLSDEFSRSLPPGDGAAALQARLKGEPDLGEWQEVLQEACEGAERVRQIVRQLKTFSRPDEERVSPLDVHAVLESVAMMAANEIRHRAQLRRDYGDIPPVMANEGKLSQVFLNLVVNAAQAIPEGAAHRHEIRLATRVDGAGRVVVEVADTGVGIAREVIDRIFDPFFTTKPVGVGTGLGLSICHSIISGLGGDITVDSEPERGTLFRVVLPTPETVERAKPSEPDSRQAPRAPRGRVLVVDDEPAVGRVLQRILREHQVDVACSGRQALELLERGLVPDAVLCDVMMPDLTGRDVYEAVRREYAGLERRFVFVSGGAFTSGARDFLASIPNLLLEKPFDEARVRGVVEELVRQRLPAHDA, via the coding sequence ATGCAGAAGCCGCACTCCACGCCTGACTGGACCTCCAACGAGCACCGTTACCGAGGTGTCATCGACAGCCTGCGGGAAGTGGTGTTCCAGACAGACCTGGCGGGGACGTGGACCTTCCTCAACCCGGCCTGGACGGACATCACCGGCTTCAGCGTGGAGGAGAGCCTGGGCCGCTCCTTCTCGGATTTCCTCCACCCGGATGACCGGGAGCGCGACCCGGAGCCGCTCCAGAAACTGTTCGCGGGGGAAGTGGAGTTCGTGCGCCATGAGATGCGCTACCTCACGCGCGACGGGAGCTACCGCTGGGTGGAGGTGTTCGCCCGGCTGATGCACGACGACGACGGCGGCATCCTGGGCACGGCGGGCACGCTCAACGACTTCACCGAGCGCAAGGCGGCGGACGGCGCGCTGGCGCGGCGCGAGCGCTACCTCACCGCGTTGGTGGACATGCAGCAGCGGCTGCTGGCCACGCAGGATGGCGGCGACCTCTACGGGCCCGCGCTGGCGCCGCTGGGCCACGCGTCGGGCGCCAGCCGCGTCTACGTGTTCGAGCTGCACCGGGCGCAGGACGGCGCCATCCTGAGCAGCCAGCGCGCGGAGTGGTGCGCGCCCGGCGTGAAGCCCGAAATAGACAACCCGGACCTCCAGAACGTGCCCATGGAGCCCGCGCTGCGGCGCTGGACGGAGACGCTGTCGCGGGGCGACGTCATCGAGGGCCTGGTGGCGAGCTTCCCCGCGTCGGAGCGGGAGCTGCTGGACCCACAGGGCATCTTGTCCCTGCTGGTGCTGCCCCTGCGCGTGCGCGGCGTGCTGACGGGGTTCGTGGGCTTCGACAACACCTCGGAGGCGCGGCGGTGGGACCGGCTGGAGGTGGACCTGCTGTCGGCGGCGGCGGGCGCCATCTCCATGGCGCTGGAGCGGCGCGAATCAGAGCGGGCGCTGCGCGAGCGCGAGCGGCGCTTCCGTCAACTGGCGGAGAACGCGTCGGACGTCCTCTACGTGTACCGGCGCGAGGCCCCGCGTGGCTTCGCCTACGTCAGCCGCGTGGCCCACACCAAGCTGGGCTACGGGCCGGTGGCGCACTACGCGGACGCGGAGCTGTGGTACCGGCGCGTGCACGAGGAGGACCGCGCGCTGATGGAGCAGTTGCTGGAAGCGCCAGAGCCCTTCCAGGGCGCGCCGGTGGTGGTGCGCTTCCTCCACCCCGACGGGCGGACGCTGTGGCTGGAGCACGTGGTGGCGCCGGTGACGGACGCCTCCGGACGCATGGTGGCGGTGGAGGGACTGGCGCGCGACATCACCGAGCGCCGGCAGGCGGAAGAAGCCCTGCGGTTGTCGGAGGCGAGCTTCCGCGCGCTGCTGGAGGGCGTGCCGGACGCGGCGGCCATCGAACGGGACAACCAGATTGTCTACGCCAACGCGGCGCTGGTGGCCACGCTGGGCTTCGAGCGCGCGGACCAGCTGGTGGGCCGCCCCCTCACGGAGTTCGTGCGGGACATGCGCAGCCCGGACGCGGTGCGGGCCGGCGCGCTCACCGGCGAGCGGCGGCTGGTGCGCAGGGACGGGCGCACCCGCGTGGCGGAGGTGGTGTCGTTGCCGCTGCGCTTCGACGGCCAGCCCGCGGTGGTTTCCATTGCCCGCGACGTGACGGAGCAGCGCCAGCTCCAGGCGCGGCTGACGCTGGCGGACCGGCTGGCGTCGGTGGGCACGCTGGCGGCGGGCATCGCGCACGAAATCAACAACCCGCTGGCCTTCGTGCTGTCCAACCTGGGCTTCCTGTCCGACGAGTTCAGCCGCAGCCTGCCGCCCGGGGACGGCGCGGCGGCGCTCCAGGCGCGGCTCAAGGGCGAGCCGGACCTGGGTGAATGGCAGGAGGTGCTGCAAGAGGCATGTGAAGGCGCCGAGCGCGTGCGGCAGATTGTCCGCCAGCTCAAGACGTTCTCCCGGCCGGACGAGGAGCGCGTGTCGCCGCTGGACGTGCACGCGGTGCTGGAGTCGGTGGCGATGATGGCGGCCAACGAAATCCGCCACCGCGCGCAACTGCGGCGCGACTACGGCGACATCCCGCCCGTCATGGCCAACGAGGGCAAGCTCAGCCAGGTGTTCCTCAACCTCGTGGTGAACGCGGCGCAGGCCATTCCGGAGGGCGCGGCGCACCGGCACGAAATCCGGCTGGCCACGCGGGTGGACGGCGCCGGGCGCGTGGTGGTGGAGGTGGCGGACACGGGCGTGGGCATCGCGCGTGAGGTCATCGACCGCATCTTCGACCCCTTCTTCACCACCAAGCCGGTGGGCGTGGGCACGGGGCTGGGCCTGTCCATCTGCCACAGCATCATCAGCGGGCTGGGCGGCGACATCACCGTGGACAGCGAGCCGGAGCGAGGCACCCTCTTCCGGGTGGTGCTGCCCACGCCGGAGACGGTGGAGCGCGCGAAGCCCTCGGAGCCTGATTCGCGACAAGCACCGCGCGCGCCGCGCGGCCGGGTGCTGGTGGTGGATGACGAGCCCGCGGTGGGCCGGGTGTTGCAGCGCATCCTCCGCGAGCACCAGGTGGACGTGGCGTGCAGCGGGCGCCAGGCGCTGGAGCTGCTGGAGCGCGGGCTGGTACCGGACGCGGTGCTGTGCGACGTGATGATGCCGGACCTGACGGGGCGCGACGTGTACGAGGCCGTGCGGCGCGAGTACGCGGGGCTGGAGCGCCGCTTCGTGTTCGTCTCCGGCGGCGCGTTCACCTCGGGCGCGCGGGACTTCCTGGCCAGCATCCCCAACCTGCTGCTGGAGAAGCCCTTCGACGAAGCCCGTGTCCGCGGCGTGGTGGAAGAGCTCGTCCGGCAGCGACTGCCGGCGCACGACGCCTGA
- a CDS encoding M56 family metallopeptidase: MSRLLMESLGWALLHSLWQGTLVALTLAVALITVGRRAAHARYALACGALVLALALPVASGWKHFHGAPARVAMDTSVPRAQSLTSALGTRGLEETVTQAARPAWRVAPVAASPAWIDADMAEDGAANGFESTLLTGLGSFLVMAGLLLQRALSQVEAHLHWLVLAWVAGVGLCSGRMAAEWMKLRRLADRALPAPAAWQERLDALSRRLGLRRAVRLLQSSDVDVPAAVGWLSPVVLLPVSTLAGLPARQLEMVLAHELAHIRRHDFAVNLAQVLVETLLFFHPAVRWISHVIRVEREHCCDDVAVAASGNSVSYARALTALETLRVLPGAPSPAMSALGGSLPERVRRLITLPTSRCASRWAAGASVLTLVSSLAVAAPLTSLLLGQTDAAPQPGDEPVLIQPPPIPALSLAPPVPPAPTPVPPPAPPAPPAPPASVAAVAVQSAPGPTPPPAPPARSLGSRAQRESDQQTRVGAGQQLSVAQLIALKNAGITPERVQQLTAMGYTPTVSNLVRMSHAGITPDYIQDMNTRFGRKLEAKELTRLRNLGVTPEYVQSLKSAGFNVDDPKALSHARAVGVDEDFVRGIKDAGYAGMSLEELAHLRAVGVSPEYIREMNKHGLSKLKARELMQLRAVGVDPGWLASIRKAGVQTMDTKVLQRLRATGVDAHFLGELHDAGLKDLSVDELVRLRTGGVDADFIRKMRGTGSK, from the coding sequence ATGAGTCGGCTGCTGATGGAGTCCCTGGGGTGGGCGCTGCTGCACTCGCTCTGGCAGGGCACGCTGGTGGCGCTGACGCTGGCGGTGGCACTCATCACGGTGGGGCGGCGCGCGGCGCATGCGCGTTACGCGCTGGCCTGTGGGGCGCTGGTGCTGGCGCTCGCGTTGCCGGTGGCCTCCGGGTGGAAGCACTTCCACGGCGCGCCCGCGCGAGTGGCGATGGACACCTCCGTGCCGCGCGCGCAGTCCCTGACCTCTGCGCTGGGAACGCGGGGCCTGGAGGAGACGGTGACGCAGGCGGCGCGGCCCGCCTGGAGAGTGGCGCCCGTCGCGGCGTCGCCCGCATGGATTGACGCGGACATGGCCGAGGACGGCGCCGCGAACGGCTTCGAGAGCACGCTGCTGACGGGCCTCGGCTCTTTCCTGGTCATGGCCGGCCTGCTACTGCAACGCGCGCTGTCCCAGGTGGAAGCACACCTGCACTGGCTGGTGCTGGCGTGGGTGGCGGGCGTGGGCCTGTGCTCGGGGCGGATGGCGGCGGAGTGGATGAAGCTGCGCCGGCTGGCGGACCGGGCCCTGCCCGCGCCCGCGGCGTGGCAGGAGCGGCTGGACGCCCTGTCGCGACGCCTGGGCCTGCGCCGCGCGGTGCGGCTGCTCCAGTCCTCCGACGTGGACGTGCCCGCCGCGGTGGGCTGGCTGTCGCCCGTGGTGCTCCTGCCCGTGTCCACCCTTGCGGGCCTTCCTGCCCGGCAGTTGGAGATGGTGCTGGCCCATGAGCTGGCCCACATCCGCCGTCATGACTTCGCGGTGAACCTGGCGCAGGTGCTGGTGGAGACGCTGCTCTTCTTCCACCCGGCGGTCCGCTGGATTTCCCACGTCATCCGCGTCGAACGGGAGCACTGCTGCGACGACGTCGCGGTGGCCGCCAGCGGCAACTCCGTCTCCTACGCCCGGGCGCTGACGGCGCTCGAGACGCTCCGCGTGCTGCCGGGAGCGCCAAGCCCCGCCATGTCCGCGCTGGGCGGCTCGTTGCCGGAGCGCGTCCGGCGGCTCATCACCCTGCCCACGTCGCGCTGCGCCTCACGCTGGGCGGCGGGCGCCTCCGTGCTCACCCTGGTCAGCAGCCTGGCCGTGGCCGCGCCGCTGACGTCGCTCCTGCTGGGGCAGACGGACGCCGCGCCGCAGCCAGGCGACGAGCCCGTCCTCATCCAGCCTCCGCCCATCCCGGCGCTCTCGCTCGCCCCGCCGGTGCCGCCCGCGCCCACACCCGTGCCACCGCCAGCGCCCCCGGCGCCTCCCGCTCCTCCGGCCAGTGTCGCGGCCGTGGCGGTCCAGTCAGCCCCGGGCCCCACCCCGCCACCTGCGCCTCCGGCGCGGAGCCTGGGTTCGCGCGCCCAGCGTGAGTCGGACCAGCAGACGCGGGTCGGCGCGGGGCAGCAGCTCTCCGTGGCGCAGCTCATCGCGCTCAAGAACGCGGGCATCACCCCGGAGCGCGTGCAGCAACTGACGGCCATGGGCTACACGCCGACCGTCTCCAACCTCGTGAGGATGAGCCACGCCGGCATCACCCCCGACTACATCCAGGACATGAACACGCGCTTCGGCCGGAAGCTGGAAGCGAAGGAACTGACGCGCCTGCGGAACCTGGGCGTCACGCCCGAGTATGTCCAGTCCCTCAAGTCCGCGGGCTTCAACGTCGATGACCCGAAGGCCCTGTCCCACGCGCGCGCCGTGGGCGTGGACGAGGACTTCGTCCGTGGCATCAAGGATGCTGGGTACGCCGGCATGTCGCTGGAGGAGCTCGCCCACCTGCGCGCCGTGGGCGTGAGCCCCGAGTACATCCGGGAGATGAACAAGCACGGCCTGTCGAAGCTGAAGGCCCGGGAGCTGATGCAGCTTCGCGCCGTGGGCGTGGACCCGGGCTGGCTCGCCAGCATCCGCAAGGCGGGCGTGCAGACGATGGATACGAAGGTGCTCCAGCGGCTGCGCGCCACGGGCGTGGACGCCCACTTCCTGGGTGAGCTCCACGACGCAGGCCTGAAGGACCTCTCCGTCGACGAACTGGTGCGGCTGCGCACCGGCGGCGTGGACGCGGACTTCATCCGGAAGATGCGCGGCACCGGCTCGAAGTAA
- a CDS encoding BlaI/MecI/CopY family transcriptional regulator: MSETKLPRPTDGELAILRVLWARGDSTVREVHEALTRDEPEGTGYTTVLKLMQIMTEKGLVERDESQRAHVYRPRATEQRTQRQLVTDLVDRAFGGSPARLAMQALSSKKTRPEELAELRRLLDTLEGGEE; the protein is encoded by the coding sequence ATGAGTGAGACGAAGCTGCCGCGTCCCACGGATGGAGAGCTGGCCATCCTGCGGGTCCTCTGGGCGCGTGGCGACAGCACGGTGCGCGAGGTGCACGAAGCCCTCACCCGCGACGAGCCCGAGGGCACCGGGTACACGACGGTGCTAAAGCTGATGCAAATCATGACGGAGAAGGGGTTGGTGGAGCGTGACGAGTCCCAGCGCGCGCACGTGTACCGGCCCCGGGCCACGGAGCAGCGCACCCAGCGGCAGTTGGTGACGGACCTGGTGGACCGCGCCTTCGGTGGCTCTCCGGCGCGGCTGGCGATGCAGGCCTTGTCGTCGAAGAAGACGCGTCCCGAGGAACTGGCGGAGCTGCGCCGGCTGCTCGACACCCTGGAAGGAGGCGAGGAATGA
- a CDS encoding fibril protein: protein MSLLRTACAGMLFLAACASTNKSAAPEPRATAPRVEGVEYGFHPQDPVRVGWGDRGMMAFLELLRGPQGQRIAWRRVGPCCGTGAPTELEVFEVTYDGLAAPVSLYLDPNTAGAVHAPNGFNLQGLASRSQVEQEETPRVIEL from the coding sequence ATGTCGCTGCTTCGAACCGCTTGTGCCGGGATGCTCTTCCTGGCTGCGTGTGCATCAACCAACAAGTCCGCGGCGCCTGAGCCCCGCGCCACGGCGCCGCGAGTCGAGGGGGTGGAGTACGGCTTCCACCCCCAGGACCCGGTCCGCGTCGGCTGGGGTGACCGGGGGATGATGGCCTTCCTGGAGCTGCTGCGAGGCCCCCAGGGCCAGCGCATCGCCTGGCGCCGCGTGGGCCCCTGCTGCGGCACCGGCGCGCCCACCGAGCTGGAGGTCTTCGAGGTGACGTACGACGGGCTCGCCGCTCCGGTGAGCCTCTACCTGGACCCGAACACCGCGGGCGCCGTGCACGCGCCCAACGGCTTCAACCTCCAGGGGCTCGCCTCCCGCTCGCAGGTGGAGCAGGAGGAGACGCCCCGGGTCATCGAGCTGTAG
- a CDS encoding sensor histidine kinase, with translation MASGSAPLSMTHLDSEEADALLKEGVLRLLLEQAGEALVLVDVTGRVLAFNTEAGRQFRMSRPERAEQGWLPGCVWTRAEDASMSVEVPPLARALTGEWVAEARWRVRRPDGTHVLLRASAVPLEHDAGPTAGALLRACEVASAVGLDAVGSARLLAEAGALLGAAFDDEAAPRLLRLLVPALADAAVLYLGQPGGPPRPVTALHAEPERHGLLEEMLRCYPLPPERVLPLFGTGQSERLRVTEAHVEATARDAEHARLLRGLGLRCYLGVPLVARERVIGTLALFRADEARDFSAEELRLAEEVARRTALSVDNAQLLQEAREAVRLRDEFLGIASHELKTPLTPLHLKVQLLQKQVDGMAAHNQPVSAERVSETLEVVQRQVRKLTSLVDNLLDVSRITAGRLRLEVEEMDLASVAAEILYRFAPSASQLKCELELHAPVPVMGRWDRLRLEQVVTNLLSNALKYGAGHPVRVVVEAEGLTARLTVRDGGIGISAEDLPRIFERFERAVSDRHYGGLGLGLYITRQIVEAFGGTVRATSEPGQGSLFVLELPRGDIPEEWLTAHGAPEPSSS, from the coding sequence ATGGCCTCTGGAAGCGCCCCGCTTTCGATGACGCATCTGGACTCCGAAGAGGCGGACGCCCTGCTGAAGGAGGGCGTCCTCCGGTTGCTGCTCGAGCAGGCGGGCGAGGCGCTCGTGTTGGTGGATGTCACCGGGCGTGTGCTCGCCTTCAACACGGAGGCCGGGCGTCAGTTCCGTATGAGCCGGCCCGAACGCGCCGAGCAGGGTTGGTTGCCCGGTTGTGTATGGACGCGTGCGGAGGATGCGTCCATGTCGGTGGAGGTGCCGCCCCTGGCGCGCGCGCTCACGGGCGAGTGGGTGGCGGAGGCCCGCTGGCGGGTGCGCCGGCCGGATGGGACGCACGTCCTGCTGCGCGCCTCCGCGGTGCCGCTGGAGCACGACGCGGGCCCGACGGCTGGAGCGCTGCTTCGCGCATGTGAGGTGGCCTCGGCCGTGGGGTTGGACGCGGTGGGCTCGGCGCGGCTGCTGGCGGAGGCCGGTGCGCTGCTGGGCGCCGCGTTCGACGATGAGGCCGCGCCGCGGTTGCTCCGCTTGCTGGTGCCCGCGCTCGCGGACGCGGCGGTGCTGTACCTGGGCCAGCCCGGCGGGCCGCCGCGCCCGGTGACGGCGCTGCACGCCGAGCCGGAGCGCCATGGCCTGCTGGAGGAGATGCTGCGCTGCTACCCATTGCCGCCTGAGCGCGTGCTGCCGTTGTTCGGCACTGGCCAGTCGGAGCGGTTGCGGGTGACGGAGGCCCACGTGGAGGCCACCGCGCGGGACGCGGAGCACGCGCGGCTGCTGCGGGGGCTGGGCCTGCGCTGCTACCTGGGCGTGCCGCTGGTGGCGCGCGAGCGCGTCATCGGCACGCTGGCCCTCTTCCGCGCGGATGAAGCCCGTGACTTCAGCGCGGAGGAGCTGCGGCTGGCGGAGGAGGTGGCCCGCCGCACCGCGCTCTCCGTGGACAACGCGCAGCTCCTCCAGGAGGCGCGCGAGGCGGTGCGCCTGCGCGACGAGTTCCTGGGAATCGCCAGTCACGAGCTGAAGACGCCGCTGACGCCGCTGCACCTCAAGGTGCAATTGCTGCAGAAGCAGGTGGATGGGATGGCGGCCCACAACCAGCCGGTGTCCGCCGAGCGCGTGTCGGAGACGCTGGAGGTGGTGCAGCGGCAGGTGCGCAAGCTGACGAGCCTGGTGGACAACCTGCTCGATGTGTCGCGAATCACCGCGGGCCGCCTGCGGCTGGAAGTGGAGGAGATGGACCTGGCCAGCGTGGCGGCGGAAATCCTCTACCGCTTCGCGCCCTCCGCCTCGCAGTTGAAGTGTGAGCTGGAGCTGCACGCGCCGGTGCCCGTCATGGGCCGGTGGGACCGGCTGCGGCTGGAGCAGGTGGTGACCAACCTGCTGTCCAACGCGCTGAAGTACGGCGCGGGACACCCCGTGCGCGTGGTGGTGGAGGCGGAGGGGCTCACCGCCCGCCTGACGGTGCGCGACGGCGGCATCGGCATCTCCGCGGAGGATTTGCCGCGCATCTTCGAGCGCTTCGAGCGCGCGGTGAGTGACAGGCACTACGGCGGCCTGGGCCTGGGGCTCTACATCACCCGGCAGATTGTGGAGGCCTTCGGCGGCACGGTGCGCGCCACCAGCGAGCCGGGGCAGGGCTCCCTCTTCGTGCTGGAGCTGCCGCGCGGCGACATCCCCGAGGAATGGCTGACGGCGCACGGCGCGCCGGAGCCGTCGTCGTCCTGA
- a CDS encoding vWA domain-containing protein, which translates to MNRSLLLVAATGVLAVGALLLGTPPTPPGPPPPAVTDTSHTVRRPEDPPATRTLTLVTSKPEDGALNMAGKLSGAYVQTGPSEAFAWMELKARPAETGQRVPVSLALVLDRSGSMNGQKLADARRAATELVQRLKPEDRLAFIDYGTDVRVQPSRRMTEEAREELLTLISGLQDDGSTNISGALDAAANALRPHMREYRVSRAILLSDGQPTTGIVSEPGLLDQVRQLRRDGITVSALGVGRDYQETLMRGMAEQGGGFSGFIDDSARLAEVFSRELDQATSTVARMVELRLDVPPEVQDVEVMGMASFREGNVLKVPLYDMASAQTVRVMAKLTLNTSRTAGALALLNARVHYVDVARDLPTETALQLTAEVTSDLDRVREYLDKEVRVHAVRAMGTQHMVAAAEEMKRGNKAKASSLLDNARTIFGTSADALSGELADVRRSQAALAGASSAEEAQAESRNLLKKSIKNFGQNNTY; encoded by the coding sequence ATGAACCGCTCACTGCTGCTGGTCGCCGCGACGGGAGTGCTCGCCGTGGGCGCGCTCCTGCTGGGCACGCCGCCCACGCCGCCCGGACCACCCCCTCCCGCCGTCACGGACACCAGCCACACGGTGCGGCGCCCGGAGGACCCGCCCGCCACGCGGACCCTGACGCTGGTGACGTCCAAGCCGGAGGACGGCGCCCTGAACATGGCGGGCAAGCTGTCCGGCGCGTACGTGCAGACGGGGCCCAGCGAGGCCTTCGCGTGGATGGAGCTGAAGGCGCGTCCGGCGGAGACCGGCCAGCGGGTGCCCGTCAGCCTGGCGCTGGTGCTGGACCGCTCCGGCTCCATGAACGGCCAGAAGCTGGCCGACGCCCGGCGCGCCGCCACGGAGCTGGTGCAGCGCCTGAAGCCCGAGGACCGGCTGGCCTTCATCGACTACGGCACCGACGTGCGGGTGCAGCCCAGCCGGCGGATGACGGAGGAGGCGCGCGAGGAGCTGCTGACCCTCATCTCCGGACTGCAGGATGACGGCAGCACCAACATCAGCGGCGCGCTCGACGCCGCGGCCAACGCCCTGCGGCCCCACATGCGCGAGTACCGCGTCAGCCGCGCCATCCTGCTGAGCGACGGACAGCCCACCACGGGCATCGTGTCCGAGCCGGGCCTGCTGGACCAGGTCCGCCAGTTGCGCCGCGACGGCATCACCGTCAGCGCGCTGGGCGTGGGCCGGGACTACCAGGAGACGCTGATGCGCGGCATGGCCGAGCAGGGGGGCGGCTTCTCCGGCTTCATCGACGACTCGGCGCGGCTGGCGGAGGTCTTCTCCCGCGAGCTGGACCAGGCGACCAGCACCGTGGCGCGAATGGTGGAGCTGCGGCTGGACGTCCCGCCCGAGGTGCAGGACGTGGAGGTCATGGGCATGGCGTCCTTCCGCGAGGGCAACGTGCTGAAGGTGCCGCTGTACGACATGGCCAGCGCCCAGACGGTGCGCGTCATGGCGAAGCTGACGCTGAACACCTCGCGGACGGCCGGCGCGCTCGCGCTGCTGAACGCCCGGGTGCACTACGTCGACGTGGCGCGGGACTTGCCGACGGAGACGGCGCTGCAGCTCACCGCGGAGGTGACGAGCGACCTGGACCGCGTGCGCGAGTACCTGGACAAGGAGGTGCGCGTCCATGCGGTCCGGGCGATGGGTACCCAGCACATGGTGGCCGCCGCGGAGGAGATGAAGCGGGGCAACAAGGCGAAGGCCAGTAGCCTGCTGGACAACGCCCGGACCATTTTCGGCACCTCCGCGGACGCGCTGTCCGGGGAGCTTGCGGACGTCCGCCGCTCCCAGGCAGCCTTGGCGGGCGCGTCCAGCGCGGAGGAGGCGCAGGCCGAGTCGCGCAACCTCCTCAAGAAGTCCATCAAGAACTTCGGCCAGAACAATACGTACTAG